A single region of the Eremothecium gossypii ATCC 10895 chromosome V, complete sequence genome encodes:
- the SNN1 gene encoding Snn1p (Syntenic homolog of Saccharomyces cerevisiae YNL086W (SNN1)), protein MNPSEVASAGIHPIELCVHSILSSNLEGIYQAITELRESQALLVMKFNQVKKSFMDEQELLQEEGSLKEELARVNQLKKRLDKLTELYAELARKCGAL, encoded by the coding sequence ATGAATCCTAGTGAGGTGGCATCGGCAGGGATACACCCAATTGAACTATGTGTGCATTCGATTTTATCGAGTAACCTGGAGGGCATCTACCAGGCTATCACAGAACTGCGCGAGTCTCAAGCACTACTGGTGATGAAGTTCAACCAGGTGAAGAAGTCCTTCATGGATGAACAGGAGCTTCTGCAAGAAGAAGGGTCCCTCAAGGAGGAACTAGCTCGCGTGAATCAGCTTAAAAAGCGGCTGGATAAGCTCACTGAGTTGTATGCTGAGCTTGCCCGCAAGTGTGGTGCGCTTTAG
- the MKT1 gene encoding Mkt1p (Syntenic homolog of Saccharomyces cerevisiae YNL085W (MKT1)) produces MPIKSLESYLFERALVGSAPIESLNGITLGIDVDHYVSRLLTNKREQYLDAIGGFPTSLKMYIESDLQVFQENNVVPVFVFSGSPVANQLHHQSHLSVDASAGVGQAPAGQRTVYEAIIAQRNKLWAHWSNQLNNTKSTYIDQPLSPGESFRHNVPLNFRRFQADLIQYFISKGINYMVAPYSSWIQLAYLLEDGYVDGIYGPTDLLLVESVPKFILGMEFPNREFRFVDRGRILTEFKLSFEDFLDINMAVGNDLQPFTLPPLQVYPQQQVFEIALDMSVNGGTNFYTYLLTNPMQLDSTKLLSYYQKGVAALKYMPVLKTNGRVELYGYDETELHNKEQDENVEVPNDIHDFIQQRLPHEYNFYRSIGLISSKLLDIVSTGVYFEYPPLDGGSSDSYRNLVKKSVEQFKNKEINLLTQPINRYYQIKPIKHVKWFSPGDDITLVNRVTPSIYDRVKHIYVRTDDKTRAFSMLEFINVLKDSKDMAKDFTVSSKKPGPIIGELTAPFDLLATNFLRLLSLLGFFKYESTLKPTKYGEALMKFNELNLELEFYEPFLVLLMFFKLGVLKLGEETQPPTQSALSQVTLRSYPKESQCILCLTRVLTLFKLRQKPANYYGPIDKKTLTFREHLDYVKQNISELFEAVLVSSLAAGEFNRIQLDNAEWQQKIVGNAPFKVSTPNTVMAMMWEFYLQKWLHNGQDKQDALALVSNSFSAYKHVPNLEEEMKRALKYLENVKSLLGVMHALDLIQESEYELFNDAAAFANKAME; encoded by the coding sequence ATGCCAATCAAGTCTCTAGAATCTTACCTGTTTGAAAGGGCGCTTGTGGGGTCTGCGCCGATCGAGTCACTGAACGGGATCACGCTGGGGATTGACGTAGACCACTATGTGTCGCGACTGCTAACCAACAAACGAGAGCAGTATCTAGATGCAATCGGCGGCTTTCCGACTAGCCTGAAGATGTACATCGAGTCGGACCTACAGGTTTTCCAGGAGAACAACGTGGTACCAGTGTTTGTGTTTTCCGGGTCGCCAGTTGCAAACCAGCTTCACCACCAGTCGCACCTGAGCGTGGACGCGAGCGCGGGGGTGGGGCAGGCGCCGGCGGGGCAGCGGACGGTTTACGAGGCGATCATCGCGCAGCGGAACAAGCTGTGGGCGCACTGGAGCAACCAGCTCAATAACACGAAGTCAACTTACATTGACCAGCCACTATCGCCCGGGGAGTCGTTTCGGCACAACGTGCCGTTAAACTTTCGGCGTTTCCAGGCGGACCTGATCCAGTACTTCATCTCAAAGGGGATCAACTACATGGTAGCGCCGTACAGCTCGTGGATTCAGCTAGCGTATCTGCTTGAGGATGGCTACGTGGATGGTATTTACGGCCCCACGGATCTGCTGCTTGTGGAGTCTGTCCCAAAATTCATTCTCGGCATGGAGTTTCCCAATCGCGAGTTCCGGTTTGTTGACCGCGGCCGTATTTTGACTGAATTCAAGCTAAGCTTTGAGGACTTTCTGGATATTAACATGGCTGTAGGCAACGATTTACAGCCGTTCACGTTGCCACCACTGCAGGTCTATcctcagcagcaggtgtTTGAGATTGCCCTAGACATGTCCGTCAACGGAGGCACGAACTTCTACACCTATTTATTGACTAATCCGATGCAACTGGACTCCACGAAGCTATTGAGCTACTACCAGAAGGGGGTAGCTGCTTTGAAGTACATGCCTGTTCTAAAAACCAACGGCCGGGTCGAGTTATATGGCTACGACGAAACAGAGTTACACAACAAGGAGCAGGATGAGAATGTTGAAGTGCCAAACGATATCCACGATTTTATTCAGCAACGGCTCCCACATGAGTACAATTTTTACAGGTCTATCGGTTTAATCAGCAGTAAGTTATTGGATATTGTCTCAACGGGTGTATATTTCGAGTATCCTCCACTTGATGGTGGCTCGTCTGATTCCTACCGTAACTTGGTGAAGAAATCTGTAGAACAGTTTAAAAATAAGGAGATTAATTTGTTGACACAACCAATCAACAGGTATTATCAGATCAAACCTATCAAGCACGTGAAGTGGTTCAGTCCGGGCGATGACATTACTCTGGTGAATCGCGTAACCCCATCCATTTACGATCGTGTGAAGCACATATATGTTAGGACGGATGATAAGACAAGGGCTTTCAGCATGCTAGAATTCATTAACGTGTTGAAAGACTCAAAAGATATGGCCAAAGACTTTACAGTATCTTCCAAGAAGCCTGGCCCCATCATTGGCGAGTTAACAGCGCCATTCGATCTTTTGGCTACTAATTTTCTAAGACTCCTTTCTCTACTCGGTTTCTTTAAGTACGAATCGACTCTCAAGCCCACAAAGTACGGCGAAGCACTAATGAAGTTTAATGAGCTTAACCTTGAGCTTGAATTCTACGAGCCGTTTTTGGTACTTTTAATGTTTTTCAAGTTGGGTGTTCTGAAATTGGGGGAAGAAACACAACCGCCAACACAATCTGCGCTATCGCAAGTTACCTTGCGGTCATACCCAAAGGAGTCCCAATGCATTCTATGTCTTACCCGAGTCTTGACGTTGTTCAAGTTGAGACAAAAGCCCGCAAACTATTACGGGCCCATTGACAAGAAAACGTTAACCTTCCGAGAACATCTCGATTATGTGAAGCAGAACATATCAGAGCTCTTTGAGGCAGTCCTCGTGAGCTCTCTTGCGGCCGGTGAATTCAACAGGATTCAATTGGACAACGCAGAATGGCAGCAGAAAATTGTCGGCAATGCGCCATTCAAGGTATCGACCCCCAACACGGTTATGGCTATGATGTGGGAGTTTTATCTGCAGAAGTGGCTCCATAATGGTCAGGACAAACAAGACGCATTGGCCTTAGTTTCCAACTCTTTCTCTGCTTATAAACACGTTCCTAATCTTGAAGAAGAAATGAAAAGAGCTTTAAAATATTTGGAAAACGTCAAGTCGCTGCTTGGTGTCATGCATGCATTGGACCTTATTCAAGAGTCAGAATACGAACTATTCAACGATGCCGCAGCTTTCGCAAATAAGGCGATGGAATGA
- a CDS encoding AER418Cp (NOHBY531; No homolog in Saccharomyces cerevisiae; Syntenic homolog of Kluyveromyces lactis KLLA0C11385g), which produces MLSVLRNAGRPAGRGRVFGSRGLFAGMVSRKNGAADERAQRAASQPDGQATALNDEFEFSKLLWAGRPVQGEGFRATWVNALAERQKQLAAGKVIDSYMYNSVKSTEVGEKTRAESFSYLVLPFKDDPATADFYVNAAGRMRMGQIFQDLDALAGRIAYRHTAPAEPVIVTASVDRIYLLKRLGQITDYNVVLYGSVVWTGRSSMEISIKAAALDGAVPEKVSGSTMDERDVFLTASFTFVARNPETHRSLAINKLLPQNQQEWVEFRRAESHNSAKKLQAQSESLETNPPTAEESRMIHGLWRASRATPRELRPRGVVSMQDTNLKSTMFMQPQYRNRHSYMIFGGYLMRQTFELAYCAASSISHSLPRFVSLDSTTFRAPVPVGSILHMDATVVYTEHIRGGPDGATPAADALVDYQPTAVNKLSENKDDFLSCPGTLVQVKVDTVVQELASEHKSKSGSFIFSFFAPAQQDGSDSDARFVSVVPETYSEMINYVEGRRRAVNTAMYASRVKRQSKL; this is translated from the coding sequence ATGCTATCAGTATTGAGAAACGCCGGCAGGCCTGCCGGACGCGGGCGAGTTTTTGGGAGCAGGGGCCTTTTCGCAGGGATGGTCTCAAGAAAAAATGGCGCCGCAGACGAGCGCGCACAGCGTGCGGCCAGTCAGCCCGACGGACAAGCGACGGCGCTGAACGACGAGTTTGAATTTTCCAAGCTGCTGTGGGCCGGGCGTCCGGTGCAGGGCGAGGGGTTCCGGGCGACGTGGGTCAACGCGCTGGCAGAGCGGCAgaagcagctggcggcgggcaAAGTGATTGACTCGTACATGTACAACAGCGTCAAGTCGACGGAGGTCGGGGAGAAGACGCGGGCGGAGTCGTTCTCGTACCTGGTCCTGCCGTTCAAGGACGACCCAGCGACGGCGGACTTCTACGTGAACGCGGCCGGGCGGATGCGAATGGGGCAGATCTTCCAGGACCTGGACGCGCTGGCGGGGCGGATCGCGTACCGGCACACGGCGCCAGCGGAGCCGGTGATCGTGACTGCGTCGGTGGACCGGATCTACCTGCTGAAGCGGTTGGGGCAGATTACGGACTACAACGTGGTGCTGTACGGGAGCGTGGTCTGGACGGGGCGGTCGTCGATGGAGATCTCGATCAAGGCTGCAGCGCTGGACGGGGCGGTGCCGGAGAAGGTGAGCGGCTCGACGATGGACGAGCGCGACGTTTTTCTGACGGCTTCGTTCACGTTTGTGGCGCGGAACCCGGAGACGCACCGCTCGCTGGCGATCAACAAGTTGCTACCGCAGAACCAGCAGGAGTGGGTGGAGTTCCGGCGCGCGGAGAGCCACAACAGCGCGAAGAAGCTACAGGCGCAGAGCGAGAGTCTAGAGACGAACCCGCCTACCGCGGAGGAGTCGCGGATGATCCACGGGTTGTGGCGCGCGTCGCGCGCGACGCCGCGCGAGCTGCGTCCGCGCGGCGTGGTGTCGATGCAGGACACGAACCTGAAGTCGACGATGTTCATGCAGCCGCAATACCGGAACCGACACTCGTACATGATCTTCGGCGGTTACCTGATGCGGCAGACATTTGAGCTGGCGTACTGCGCGGCGTCATCGATCTCGCACTCTCTGCCGCGGTTCGTATCGCTGGACTCCACCACCTTCCGCGCGCCAGTGCCGGTCGGCTCGATCCTGCACATGGACGCGACGGTCGTGTACACAGAGCACATCCGTGGTGGACCAGACGGGGCCacgccggcggcggacgCGCTGGTGGACTACCAGCCTACAGCTGTGAACAAGCTGTCTGAGAATAAGGACGACTTTCTGTCGTGTCCTGGCACGCTGGTGCAGGTCAAGGTGGACACGGTCGTCCAGGAGCTGGCGTCGGAGCACAAGTCGAAGTCGGGGTCGTTCatcttctccttcttcgcACCCGCCCAGCAGGACGGCAGTGACTCGGACGCGCGCTTTGTGTCCGTCGTGCCCGAGACCTATTCGGAGATGATCAACTACGTCGAGGGCAGAAGACGTGCGGTGAACACTGCTATGTACGCCTCGAGAGTGAAGCGCCAGAGTAAGTTATGA
- the CCT2 gene encoding chaperonin-containing T-complex subunit CCT2 (Syntenic homolog of Saccharomyces cerevisiae YIL142W (CCT2)), producing MSVQIFGDQVTEERAENARMSAFVGAIAVGDLVKTTLGPKGMDKLLQSASSDSSLVTNDGATILKSIPLDNPAAKVLVNLSKVQDDEVGDGTTSVTILGAELLREAEKLVDQKIHPQTIIEGYRIACAASLEALKKAAVDNRNDKDKFYNDLLHIAKTTLSSKILSQDKEQFAKLATDAILRLNGSTNLEHIQIIKIIGGNLSDSFLDEGFILPKKFGNNQPKRVEKAKILIANTSLDTDKVKIFGAKFKVDSTSKLAELEKAEREKMKSKIEKISKFGINTFINRQLIYDYPEQLFTDLGINSIEHADFEGVERLALVTGGEVVSTFDHPEKCRLGECDLIEEIMIGEDTYTKFNGCKVSNACTVVLRGATLQVLDEAERSLHDALSVLSQTTKESRTLLGGGCAEMLMSKAVDTAAQNVDGKKSLAVEAFARALRQLPTILADNAGLDSSEIVSKLRTAIYNGMSTSGLDLENGTIADMRELGIVESYKLKHAVVSSAAEAAEVLLRVDNIIRAKPRTANRG from the coding sequence ATGAGCGTTCAAATATTTGGCGACCAGGTGACGGAGGAAAGGGCCGAGAATGCTCGTATGTCTGCCTTTGTTGGTGCCATTGCGGTAGGGGATTTGGTGAAGACAACCTTGGGTCCAAAGGGTATGGATAAGCTGTTGCAGAGTGCGTCAAGTGACTCATCCTTGGTTACCAATGACGGTGCGACTATTTTGAAGTCCATTCCACTGGACAATCCTGCAGCGAAGGTGTTGGTGAATCTGAGTAAGGTCCAGGACGATGAGGTCGGGGATGGTACTACCAGTGTTACGATTTTGGGGGCTGAGTTGCTAAGAGAAGCGGAAAAACTGGTGGACCAGAAGATTCATCCGCAGACTATTATTGAAGGTTATCGGATTGCATGTGCGGCGTCTCTGGAGGCACTGAAAAAGGCTGCAGTGGATAACCGTAACGACAAGGATAAGTTCTACAATGATCTGCTGCACATTGCGAAGACTACACTGTCTTCTAAGATTCTTTCCCAGGATAAGGAGCAGTTTGCTAAGCTCGCTACTGATGCGATTCTGAGGCTCAACGGGTCTACCAATCTCGAGCACATCCAGATTATTAAGATTATCGGAGGTAACCTCTCAGATTCCTTCCTAGATGAAGGTTTCATTCTACCCAAGAAGTTTGGTAACAACCAGCCAAAACGTGTGGAGAAAGCCAAAATATTGATTGCAAACACCTCCTTGGATACTGATAAGGTGAAGATTTTTGGTGCTAAGTTTAAGGTCGACTCCACCTCGAAGTTGGCCGAGCTTGAAAAGGCAGAACGTGAGAAAATGAAGAGCAAGATCGAAAAAATATCCAAATTTGGCATTAACACATTTATTAATAGGCAACTAATCTACGATTACCCTGAGCAGCTGTTCACCGACCTAGGAATAAACTCTATAGAGCATGCCGATTTCGAAGGTGTAGAAAGGTTGGCCCTCGTTACTGGTGGTGAAGTTGTATCTACTTTTGACCACCCAGAGAAGTGTAGGCTAGGTGAGTGTGATTTGATCGAGGAAATAATGATCGGGGAGGATACTTACACCAAGTTCAACGGGTGTAAGGTGAGCAATGCATGCACTGTTGTTCTGAGAGGTGCCACTCTTCAAGTTTTGGATGAGGCCGAGAGATCTCTCCATGACGCATTGTCTGTGCTATCCCAGACTACTAAGGAGTCCCGTACTCTACTCGGTGGTGGCTGCGCAGAGATGCTCATGTCCAAAGCTGTCGACACCGCTGCTCAGAATGTCGACGGAAAGAAATCGTTGGCCGTCGAAGCTTTTGCGAGGGCACTACGCCAACTACCAACGATCTTGGCCGACAATGCCGGTCTCGACAGTAGTGAGATCGTGTCCAAACTGAGAACCGCTATCTACAATGGCATGAGTACCAGTGGCTTGGACCTGGAAAACGGTACTATTGCTGATATGAGGGAGCTGGGCATCGTAGAAAGCTATAAACTGAAGCACGCAGTTGTCAGCTCTGCAGCTGAAGCAGCTGAAGTTCTGCTGAGGGTAGACAACATTATCCGTGCAAAGCCCAGAACTGCCAACAGAGGCTGA
- the END3 gene encoding End3p (Syntenic homolog of Saccharomyces cerevisiae YNL084C (END3)) — protein MPKLEQFEIKKYWQIFSGLSPSDNKVTHDQVAPILHNSKLEAGVLGKIWFLSDIDGDGNLDFEEFVICMRLIFDMVNQNITAVPDELPDWLVPGSKVELVRQRASQGGVAAASAAPASAGEAPEMEWYMSPEDRALYERLYQKCQTATDGSVGYQGVKPVVTEHFQKITQPELEQVWALVNPKGFAAIDRDPVMYLFHLLRQRSDVGAKIPAGVPASLGETFAKERVTTDIANEGQGAIRKSELHIASASRSNSARPKNENSDYSATAGTDWEVVQLQRELAALDSQLSDLKQQQESAPPTRAEVLREQFEGLLKFKQAQLSTSTNSSPAMNVLSLTEDIDSLEEQVTVLQHYLSTRSETLQQLQWEIQSLK, from the coding sequence ATGCCGAAGTTAGAGCAGTTCGAAATCAAGAAATACTGGCAGATATTTTCCGGGCTGAGCCCTAGCGACAATAAGGTCACGCACGACCAGGTGGCCCCCATTTTGCACAACTCGAAGCTGGAGGCGGGGGTTTTGGGTAAGATCTGGTTTCTTTCGGATATAGACGGCGACGGAAACCTGGACTTCGAGGAGTTTGTGATATGCATGCGGTTGATTTTTGACATGGTCAACCAGAACATCACGGCGGTGCCCGATGAACTGCCGGACTGGCTGGTTCCGGGCTCTAAGGTAGAGCTGGTGCGGCAGCGGGCCAGTCAGGGAGGCGTAGCGGCGGCGTCGGCTGCGCCGGCGTCGGCGGGTGAGGCGCCGGAGATGGAGTGGTACATGTCGCCAGAGGACCGTGCGCTGTACGAGAGGCTGTATCAGAAGTGTCAGACCGCCACTGACGGCTCCGTGGGTTACCAGGGGGTCAAGCCGGTGGTGACAGAGCACTTTCAGAAAATCACGCAGCCAGAGCTGGAACAGGTGTGGGCGCTGGTTAACCCGAAGGGATTTGCTGCGATCGACAGAGACCCCGTCATGTACTTGTTCCACCTTCTCAGGCAGCGGAGTGACGTGGGCGCCAAGATCCCCGCGGGCGTACCGGCCTCCCTGGGAGAGACGTTTGCGAAGGAGCGGGTCACTACCGACATAGCTAATGAAGGCCAGGGTGCTATCAGAAAAAGCGAGCTCCACATTGCCAGTGCCAGCAGGTCAAATTCTGCTCGACCAAAAAACGAGAACAGCGATTATTCCGCCACCGCAGGGACGGACTGGGAGGtggtgcagctgcagcgtgAGCTCGCTGCCTTAGATTCTCAGCTGTCCGATTTgaaacagcagcaggaaTCGGCCCCTCCAACCAGAGCAGAGGTCCTGCGGGAGCAGTTTGAAGGCCTGTTGAAGTTCAAGCAGGCGCAGTTGTCTACGTCTACCAATAGCTCACCAGCGATGAATGTCCTGAGTCTCACCGAAGATATAGACAGCTTGGAAGAGCAGGTAACAGTTCTGCAGCACTACCTCAGTACTCGGAGCGAAACCCTACAGCAGTTACAGTGGGAAATTCAGTCATTAAAGTAG
- the OST3 gene encoding dolichyl-diphosphooligosaccharide--protein glycotransferase OST3 (Syntenic homolog of Saccharomyces cerevisiae YOR085W (OST3)) translates to MKLGTWLAASVVAWVVGFGSALSTEKLAKQAAKDGGIIRLTNVNFKRILSGPRDAFIVVLMTATNPQIGCQLCTELGPEYDTLAQAWMETHSGGVSAAEPHQGLFFAKLDFAVPQSKEVFSHYQINNVPRLLLFRPGGDLDSYEPLGIPSHTGGARVRAIIDTLKSYTGIEDFEYHEPVNWGQYAAILMMAVPVVIMLRNYWSVVVSIALFRPLWGFSCVSIVIALVSGAMFNKIKDTPYVGSSGDGNYVQYFAIRQQQVQFGVETQIISVIYGTLSAGVVLLAIGTKSIRAYYIKYNYSMHAVVHLLLSLAAILLIYISFAALLAVFKLKNFEYPFRLFKSPFR, encoded by the coding sequence ATGAAACTAGGCACATGGCTAGCGGCAAGCGTGGTTGCGTGGGTAGTTGGGTTTGGCAGCGCATTGAGCACTGAGAAGCTGGCGAAGCAGGCGGCGAAGGACGGTGGGATAATCAGGCTTACGAACGTGAACTTCAAGCGAATTCTCTCAGGGCCACGCGATGCGTTCATTGTGGTGCTGATGACGGCGACAAACCCGCAGATTGGGTGCCAGCTGTGTACGGAACTAGGGCCAGAGTACGACACGCTGGCACAGGCGTGGATGGAGACGCACAGCGGAGGCGTGAGCGCAGCGGAACCGCACCAGGGGTTGTTCTTCGCCAAGCTGGATTTCGCTGTCCCCCAATCGAAGGAGGTGTTCAGCCACTACCAGATCAACAATGTGCCGCGGCTGCTCCTGTTCCGCCCGGGCGGTGATCTGGATAGCTACGAGCCTCTCGGGATTCCGTCGCATACAGGCGGCGCACGGGTGCGGGCGATCATCGACACCCTCAAGAGTTACACCGGCATCGAAGACTTCGAGTACCACGAACCAGTGAACTGGGGCCAGTATGCCGCTATCCTCATGATGGCCGTCCCCGTAGTAATCATGCTGCGCAACTACTGGTCGGTTGTGGTGTCCATCGCCCTTTTCCGGCCTCTGTGGGGGTTCTCCTGCGTGTCGATCGTCATCGCACTTGTGAGCGGCGCGATGTTCAACAAGATTAAGGACACTCCCTACGTGGGCTCGTCCGGTGATGGCAATTACGTCCAGTACTTCGCAATCAGGCAGCAACAGGTTCAGTTCGGGGTGGAAACTCAAATCATCTCCGTCATATATGGCACCCTCAGCGCAGGAGTCGTACTACTTGCCATTGGCACCAAAAGCATCAGAGCTTACTACATCAAGTACAACTATAGCATGCACGCGGTGGTGCACTTGTTGTTGTCCCTCGCCGCAATACTGCTTATCTATATCTCCTTCGCCGCCCTGCTCGCAGTCTTCAAACTGAAGAACTTTGAGTATCCATTCAGATTATTCAAATCTCCCTTCCGTTAG
- the AXL2 gene encoding Axl2p (Syntenic homolog of Saccharomyces cerevisiae YIL140W (AXL2)), producing MQCVRILLIARLLVLVRGLLTEAYPISKQFPAVARVGQEFQFELSENTFQSDKGSSKVQYAVSGQPKWLNWDGSRRLLYGTATREYVGAEGTRFFDIVVEGTDVGDGTTLQQKYRLVATSRMAPRLAPGFDILNVLKQSGNTDGRNSLKVLPGESLNVVIPKQMFVAGSEESPVVAYYGLTQRFHAPLPSWLFFDSSQLRFSGTPPVVNSNTAPEVPYSLTIIATDFEGFTGVEVPFGVVVSAQKLTTTITSPLVINVTDQGVLDYELPLNYILLNGKPITEAELSTITLHDNPKWVKNSGSKLYGKLSEPATANFTVSVKDIYGNTIYLTITIESTERLFTVSELPVVMATRNSWFQYDLSPSVFLRSSSFDVSVSYSGADWLHFTKSNLTFQGVVPKDFSELSVEITAKGATKSETLPLKFSGRSKVQPSTSTTRSSSTSSPSETSTGHSSTITSTTTAIDTATTSDAATSATSSVGEPVSENKKSDRDLKRLVAIVCGIVIPLAVILAVLLLLFLLWRRRQSKKSEAKDPEYSTKHISSPKLGNPANRPNMFASKSRRKEANANPFADPPASQSEAKKMAALNALHFDEHSSDTSLVNEKDEFEEKADDDSVLSVDAMDRIAAAEHGLPRSDSVYITTDPKSASVYYNSEPSQRRSWRYSAHMSKRNSAQRAAPSASRRESHGSLKTVSTAELLNTEVTTHSNIPHDPSKSTLGPRDSVFLSGTGKPISDASTGKYTLPPLTETKYKSGLSADSNESKRASDSSGGSDFIPVKQGDTYQFTPKRSTDSRFGKTAPMRKQSTKRLVNLPNRGGVNVSDASLIGQEPERD from the coding sequence ATGCAGTGTGTTCGTATTCTGCTCATTGCGAGACTCCTCGTTCTGGTGCGAGGGTTGCTTACGGAGGCGTATCCGATCAGCAAGCAGTTCCCCGCTGTCGCGCGGGTGGGACAGGAGTTCCAGTTCGAGCTGTCGGAAAACACTTTCCAGTCGGACAAGGGCTCGTCGAAAGTGCAGTATGCGGTTTCCGGGCAGCCCAAGTGGCTGAACTGGGACGGCAGCCGGCGGCTGCTGTACGGGACGGCAACACGCGAATATGTGGGCGCGGAGGGGACGCGTTTCTTCGACATCGTGGTGGAGGGGACGGACGTGGGGGACGGGACGACGCTGCAGCAGAAGTACCGGCTTGTCGCGACGTCACGGATGGCGCCCAGGCTGGCGCCCGGCTTCGATATTCTTAACGTGCTCAAGCAGTCCGGCAACACTGACGGGCGCAACTCGCTGAAGGTCTTGCCGGGCGAGTCGTTGAACGTGGTGATCCCGAAGCAGATGTTTGTGGCTGGCTCCGAGGAAAGCCCCGTGGTTGCGTACTACGGGCTGACGCAGCGATTCCACGCACCGCTCCCCTCGTGGCTCTTCTTTGACAGTAGCCAGCTCCGGTTCAGCGGCACGCCACCGGTGGTGAACTCTAATACCGCGCCGGAGGTGCCGTATTCACTGACCATCATTGCAACCGATTTTGAGGGGTTCACTGGCGTGGAAGTGCCGTTCGGGGTGGTGGTGAGCGCGCAGAAACTGACGACGACTATCACCAGCCCGCTCGTCATCAACGTAACTGACCAGGGCGTTTTAGACTACGAGCTTCCGCTAAACTATATTTTGCTGAATGGCAAACCGATCACGGAAGCGGAATTGAGCACCATCACCCTGCATGATAACCCAAAGTGGGTGAAAAATAGCGGCTCCAAGCTATATGGAAAGTTGTCTGAGCCTGCGACTGCTAACTTCACTGTGTCCGTGAAAGACATATATGGAAACACAATATATCTAACAATAACCATCGAATCTACCGAGCGGCTATTTACTGTGTCCGAATTGCCTGTTGTGATGGCCACCCGGAATTCCTGGTTTCAGTATGACCTTTCACCCTCTGTGTTCCTCAGGTCGTCTTCGTTCGATGTATCGGTCAGTTATTCTGGCGCCGACTGGCTCCATTTTACGAAGTCTAATCTGACTTTCCAGGGGGTTGTCCCGAAAGATTTCTCCGAGCTATCCGTCGAAATCACGGCCAAGGGAGCAACGAAGTCGGAAACACTTCCTTTGAAATTCTCCGGGCGATCAAAAGTGCAACCATCAACTAGTACGACCAGGAGCTCTAGCACGTCTTCTCCCTCCGAAACGTCTACTGGGCATTCATCCACCATCACCAGTACCACTACTGCCATAGACACTGCAACTACCAGCGACGCAGCAACCTCCGCAACTTCCAGTGTGGGAGAACCTGTTTCAGAGAACAAAAAGAGCGATCGCGATTTGAAACGCTTGGTCGCGATTGTTTGCGGGATTGTGATCCCACTTGCGGTAATCCTTGCAGTGTTGCTTCTGCTGTTCTTGCTCTGGCGCCGCCGACAATCCAAGAAGAGCGAGGCTAAGGATCCAGAGTACTCCACGAAACACATCAGCAGCCCAAAGCTCGGCAACCCAGCCAATCGTCCGAACATGTTCGCAAGTAAGTCTCGCCGCAAGGAGGCAAACGCAAACCCGTTCGCGGATCCACCGGCTTCTCAGTCCGAGGCCAAAAAGATGGCCGCGCTGAACGCTCTTCACTTCGATGAGCATTCCTCTGACACGTCGCTAGTCAACGAGAAGGACGAATTCGAAGAAAAAGCGGATGATGATAGCGTCTTGAGTGTGGACGCTATGGACCGCATTGCAGCAGCGGAGCACGGTCTGCCCAGGAGCGACAGCGTTTATATTACGACGGATCCCAAGTCTGCATCCGTCTACTACAACAGCGAACCCTCGCAGAGGAGGTCTTGGCGGTACTCTGCGCACATGTCCAAGCGAAATTCGGCACAACGTGCTGCGCCCTCAGCGTCGCGGCGCGAAAGCCACGGCTCATTAAAGACTGTCAGCACTGCGGAACTATTAAACACGGAGGTCACCACGCATTCAAACATTCCCCATGACCCGAGCAAATCTACCCTAGGCCCCCGGGACTCGGTATTTCTGAGCGGAACAGGCAAACCGATCTCCGACGCCTCTACTGGTAAATACACACTACCCCCTCTTACCGAGACCAAGTATAAGTCGGGGCTTAGTGCTGACAGTAATGAGAGCAAGAGAGCCTCAGACAGCAGCGGAGGGTCAGATTTTATACCAGTCAAGCAGGGCGACACCTATCAGTTCACCCCCAAAAGATCTACTGACTCGCGCTTCGGAAAAACCGCCCCGATGAGGAAGCAGAGCACCAAACGTCTAGTCAATTTGCCTAACCGTGGCGGCGTTAACGTGAGCGATGCAAGTCTCATCGGCCAGGAGCCGGAGCGCGACTAG